A segment of the Eptesicus fuscus isolate TK198812 chromosome 9, DD_ASM_mEF_20220401, whole genome shotgun sequence genome:
ATGATGGAGTAAGCATCAAAACCCatgaccagccctggctggtttggcacaATGAATtaagtgtcggcctgtggactgaagggtcccgggttcgattctggtcaggggcacatattCAGGTTGtgcgcttgatccccagtcggggcgtgcaggaggcagccaatcaaggattctctcattgatgtttttctctctctgaaatcattaaaaatatattaaaaaagaaacacccaTGACCACAGCAATTGGTACTATTTTCAAAAACAGAGCATGCATCCTCACTCTCTGATGAAGGATTTGTTCAGTGGCCAGGGCGTCAGGAttcctgggctccaggccccATAGGTGACTCACAGCCAGCCGAAGGCTGGGACTCCTGGTCTCAGTTTCCCTGGCTTGCTTTGTTGATACTCTCTACCTACTGTGCAGGGTATTAATAGGAATGAGGTGCTTTGAACTCTGCAGATGAAAGAGGCTGGGGAAGCAGCACCCAATTATTATCCCCTATAAGGCCGGGCGTGGGAGCAGAGGTTGGCTGCTTTCATACTGTTCCAGCCACAGGAGCCTCCTCATAGCCCTTCACTCTGCTCTGGCTGTCAAAGCTGGAAAGCAAGAGCGGTCATCGCCATCTCAAGGCTATTTCTGAATAGATCTTCCTAAACTGCCCAAACCACCAGTGACCTATCTTCCTCTTGATTTGTGACTCAGTAATACTCTACAGGTGTCGAAATTCTTTCTTCCAACTGGTCTCAAATCCTGTGGGATATGGGCCATAATGTTTCACCATTAGTATCCACAATTAAGAAGTCAGCAAAGTGAACTATGAGAGAGCTAGGCTGACTGAAGTTCAAATACATCTGTTTCCTTTATATAAAGTGGGGCTTAGTAATAGTCCCAATCTTGTTTGTACCTCTAGAAGTTGCTGTGTGAACCACATGAGGACCATGTGTATGAAGGCACTTTGTAAAATGCCAAGCCCTTCACGGTGTATTAACAGGACCAAGTATCTGCAAATAAGACTTCTGGCACAACTGCCATCTGTCCCTCTTGTGCTGCAAGCTACGACTGCAAAACTAAGACTGCAAAACTAAGCCTGGGGTGCCACCTATTGGTTGCCAATATAAATTGCACTCAACCAGTTGCAAGAAGAGCAAAGAAAGTATTTCCAGTATCACCAGGATTTCCAACTTTAAACCACCTTAATTTTTGCCACCCCCCTCATGCCATattatatacttaatatttttctttaaacaatgcattttgtataaataatttcattttaaagtaaacttttaaTTACTACTATAAATGGAAACTAGCTAGCACTTGccaaaaatagaataaaaccGCGAAATGAATAcagtgaaaataaaacattaagatctagctaaaaaaaaaaaaaaaaagatctagcTAAGAAGTATCCCCTGTAAACCTCAAGCTTCAGGATCAGTTAAAACTGGAGTGCACCATTGGAGAATAAGTGTTAAACCTCCGTATTATcctgttctttggggaaatatTGCCCTAGATGAAGAAATAGAACTCTTCTGAGAGAAAGTGACATTCACTCATTCTACCCCAGCTCCCTGGATGGTTGAAGAAAGCTTAAAAGTCACAACATGTAGGAGAAAATAAACTCTTGTATTCACATTCCACAATAGTCCAAGTGGGGCCAGGTGGCAGTGCCCAGAGCTCAGGAGCACCGAGGATGTGGTGGGTGCTCTTCTTGCACCACGTCTGACTTTTGGTCAGAAGTCCTTTGCAGGGCTGGGTGTCTCTTCATCAGCCTTCCATCTGGCTGGGAGGACTGTTCTTGGGTCTGCAGCCTGCTGAGCTGTCCACTGTTCACTGGGGCTACAGCTTTCCCCAGCAACTGGGTTACATGTCTTGTTCTCCAGAGCCCAGCCTGTTGTTACAGGTCCATGGCTTCTTGCTCCACTGACTGGTCTGAGGGTGCCAGGTACTTCTCCTGGATTCCCAGGGTGCTGAGAGAGGGCACGTCAAGGATGATAGCATGGGCAAGGATGGGAAACTGGTCTGGGTGGAATCTGACCTCTACTGATGCCCATCTTCCAACCATGTCTGGCAGAGTAATtccatccttttcccttcctcttaaTTATAGCTTCAGGCAACAGGGACCAATAGGGTCTGAGAAGCCTATCAAAGCAACGAGACTCAAATGCTCCTCTTCCTCGAATTGCTGAGGATCAGAAGACCAGAATGCTAACCCTTCAACTCTGTTGTTATGACAAATGCTCAGTGCCAGACCATGGGGATTTAAATCCTGATTTAACATTTACAACATCTGTAAAACAAGAGTTGTTATGAGGATCAAGTGAGATAATGAATAGAGTGCCTAGCatggcacctggcacacagtaggtgcttaagaAATGTTTGTGACTTCTCTTCTGCCAAAGGAGAACACAAGTGagctcaaagaaaacaaaacatttctgcTTGGGCCACAGGGTGCCTTCTACCTCTCTGGGACAGCAGTAAGGACACAACCCAGATTCACAAGGACAAAGACCATGACACTGCTGATGGAACCCTGTAAGACTGGCTGGCCTGAGGCTGGGGTCTGAGTGGGAGATAGGGGTTGACCATGTTGGACACCATGGCTGCTCTACTAGATGACTCCAGTGTCAGCAACTGAGACTCTACAACCAGGGAGAGTGAGATTTGAACGGTTCTTCTAACACATGCTGAGTGAGGGACATTGGGGTCATCACTCTCAGAGCTCCAACTGCTTCATCTATAAAAGGGGAttgaataaagattaaataacatCCTGCAAATGGAGTATGTAGCCCACCAAATGATGTTCAGCTTAGACCTTTCTTTACCATCTCATGGATCCATCCATCAAATCCAACTCAACCCGACACAAACTGACTCTGAACCTGTGCCCTCTTCCCTTCACTTTTCCTCAGGAGGTAATGCTTTGTTCCTGTGCCAGGCAGTCCTGAGGATCATTTGCTTGACTTGGAATAACATCAAACCTGTCTTATCTCTGGCCTGAAGCGTACATTCCTGAGCAGGGCACATGAACCCTGCGTTCTCCTGCCTATCTCCTGGCACTatcactgctccccagccagaaGTCCTGTCCTGCCCACAAGTCACCATTCTACTTGCAACCCCCCTCAAGACATGTCTCAGTCTTAAACTCCTATGCCTTTGTATACATTGTTCTCTTTGCCTTGAATTCCCTTTCCTCTTAATCAACCTGGCTAACCCTCACTTTGAGATGATGCACATCAAATGTCACTACCACTTTGAAGCTTTCTTTACCGACTCACTCATCAGCAGAGCTGACTTTCCCATGTTTATACCATTCCCTAATTGCCTAATACACAGAATAAAGTTGAACCTTAAGAAGattagggtggggggagggcagaatcTAAAATCAGCATAAATGTATATGGTGAGAAATACTCTTAAAATtcctttgtaaagtatatgattatctaatcactaggctatacacctgaaaccaatacaaaataatattgaactgtaactgaaaaattaaaaaccaaagcaATTCAGGGAATCAGAATAACAAAAAACCTTAAAATTCCTTAAATCACTTATTAAATACAGtatacatcaagcatgtcaaacttgtggccctcGGGCCCCATGAGGCTCAcactgaatatttttgtggcccagccaacataacgatatgtaagaaatgttttaataaaatttttgtaacttaatttttataatatcctgttatacataattattagtaacgaactacaacattcactaatgactgattactataattgtgttgcattcatttcccttacgcacttTACATGCAGGCAcaacatttctctccactaatactagcagcgaatattttagcagccgattgccacgtcattagtcctgtactgacttgtttggtgtgcgcaacaggaaatattttgctttcagagaacaagaaaaataattttatttgcattacacttattaatatgtgcagttattcagtgtctggtaagttaatgttcaagaaaaatattaatttttattaaaatgttctattattttatgttaacaattagtcatttatttcagtcctttgtattcagcatgtctctattgaaataaacctatgtttctatgaagaCTGAAGCTGTTTTTTTTGTGGCACATAAACTTAAactgtttatttggcccgtgttagcatTTGAGTTTGATACGCTTGGTATACATGGTTTTATGAGTAGAATATGACTGTACATAAAGTAATGTACAGTGTGCAAAATATCACAGCCCTATTAAAGTGCCCTTTCCCTTTTTTGCTGAGTACGTGCAGTTGAATTGGCCATTAACAGCATGTTGTGTGAGGCAGGTCCTCATCCCTCCTTCAGGTACTTATTGCACACTCTGGTGCCATCATCTGTAACTAGTCTACTTCCCTGTGAACTTTGTTCCCCACGTGTGAAAGGGCCTGACAGTAAGTGGTGGCTGGAACTATTTTCCTCCCTACACAGGACTCTGGAgtgcacctcccccacccctgccttgtCTCCAGCATCCCGTGTAGATACCAAATCTCTGAAACCAGCCTAGAAAGCCTGTCCTACCTCACATGTACTAGTAGCCTCTGTGACAGGAGAGACACCTACACATGACCTCAGCTCTACCACCTCCGGCCCAGTTTTGAAGGTCTAGCTGCCTCCCAGACAGCTCTGACGGTGCCAGATCCCCCTCAAACATAGCACATCTGCTAGCTCCCATCCCTTCCATTTCCATGACAAACCGACAaaccttcctctttcttttcttacctCAGTGACTAGCACAACCACCCATACCATCTAAGCCTGAAACCGGGAGTCCAAATTCTGCTCTACCTCTACCTATAACCACCTATCACCTTAATATTTTTCCAACTCACACACTTCTATTCTCACTACTAATGTTTCATCTCTTCTCTTCTAGAAACTGTAAACACTCTCCTGCCCCCAATCACATCCCTTAAATGCATTTCCACACTTGGAGGGGCTTTTCAAAAATGTACATTTGTTCATACCCTGAGCAACACTGCTCGCCCATGAGCCGAAGTCCACATTCCTTAGCAGGGCACTCAAGCACCCCCATCGCCAGCCTGtacctcctcctttccccttcaCACTCAAGACACCGGGCAAACTGAACCCCTTACCTCTCTTTCAAGTGACGAATGCGCTTTCATTCCTGGGTCTCTGTATTTTTGCTCCTTCTGATCAATATCTTCCCATGTCCTAAGGTACAACCAACCCTGAAGCTGTCTAAGGGGCCAGCCTTTGAACATGAAAGACAGTCACCGGGGGCCCAATAGGTCAAAATGAATCAGTCATCTACAAAGGTGTAAGTAGCTATTCCTGAGTCCCATACActacccaccacccacccccactggctGTGGCTAAGAGGCTAGAGAGCAAGGATACGAGGAGAAATGGAAGTCAGCTCCCATTGCAGCAGACATCATGGCCTCCAGGCTTCGCTGCTCTTGGACCCCGAAGCAGTAGCCGTTGGCTTTATCCACAGCCTGCAGAACCCGCTGGATACTCTCCTTGTCCTgggcagggaagagagaaaacagcTCTGTGAGTGAAACAGAGGTGTGGAATTGATGTTGTACCAAACTGCTTGCaatccccaacccccacctcaaTCTTGCCTCCTGAAGTCTCTGTATATGCAGCTTCGCTGGCCTGAAGTAGTTCTACATGTTCCCAGAGGCCTGGCTACATTCCATTTTTCTGACCACCACCCCACCTAATTTAGAACAGGTAAGCTCCTCAATGCACAACCATAGTTCCCTGGATTTATTCCTACTGTAGCTCTGATCCTACCGTCTTACTAACTACTAGTAAGTTATTAACTCATCTGCCTCCCCTACTTGACTGATCTTCAAGGTCGAGGTatttccagtgcctggcacagtacTTAGCTAGCAGTAGGCACCCAATAAATATGCATGTAACCTATTTATTTATCCACATAAAAGTAATAAGTACAATTCATACATCACATGATAGGAAGGAAAGATCAAAATAATGCattaaagccctggccggtgtttctcagttgttagagagtcagccctcgcactgaagggtcacaggttcgactttgggtcaagagcacatacctgtgttgcaggtttgatccctggccccggttggggggtgtgcgggaggcaaataattgatatgtctctcttatactgatgtttctctctgtctccccctccctccctcccgtacactctctctaaaaatcaatggaaaaaatatccttgggtgaggattaataacaacaaggTATTACAGTTCTTACCACAATGCCTAGTTTAGAAaacctggccctagccggtttggttcagtggatagagcatcggcctgctgactgaagggtcccggggtcgattccggtcaagggcacatgcccaggttgccgcttgatccccagtggggggcatgcaggaggcagctgatcaattattctctctcatcattgatgtttctatctctctctctgaaatcaataaaaataaataaaagtatttaaaaaaacaacaaaaaactgcccttgaccatttggctcagtggatagagcatcggcctgtggactgaagggtcccggttttgattctggtcaagggcatatgcctgggttgcgggttcaatccccagtgtggggtgtgcaagaggcagccgatcaatgattctctctcatcattgatgtttctctcctttcctctctgaaatcaataaaaatatatttaaaaaaaaaaaaaagaaaacctgcagTAAGTGGTAGTTAAGATTAATATCATAGGTTTAACCTCATTTTTAGAGAAGAGTGTGGCattaaaaagggaagaaacaaGTTTGCTCAAGTCCACATACTGCAGAAAGGACTCAAACATGCACGGGTGTCTCCCAGGTTATCTTTGCAGGGTGAAGGTGAGAGGCACACGGGTTGATACTACTTTGCAAAGTCAATAAGCAGTTGCTCATCTTGAAGGAGCCCGACAGACTTATCCCTGACCTTGGTCAAGTCCCTTGCTGGTAACTTTCAGGGAACATTTGTGGAGAGGACCCAGCAACACAAAATAGATAGGGCTAAAGTTTGGACCAACCTCTTTTAGTGGAATCCTGCCCACCAGAGCCCCTGCTACCAAAACCAAGGGGGACTGAATGATAGCATGACCTAGGACAACGACCACTGTTTGAGCCTCAAAGCCTCCTGTACTCTTGACTTGGAGAGGTCCAAGGCACTGTCAGAGCCTATACCAAGGGAATAGGCCTCTTAGTCCATGGTACCTGGATGTTGAGAGGAATGAAGGAGACCAGGCTGTAGTCTTCAATGAGCTGCACCAATTTCTCATTGAGCTGACGATAGTGGCGGAAGAAAGGGTCAGAAGCCAGGTGGTCAAGCAAGTAGGAGAGGTCCAGGACCTCTGTGTAGTAGTCCAGGTTGAAGGCTAAGGAGAGAAACCAGTCAGGAGCAGGTGGCATCAGGCTAAAACCCCAAGGACAGAGaccatattttttcttccttcctctgccttcaTTCTCTCACCAGCTGGTTCTGTCATTACTAGCTGTATGGACAGATACCCACCTCatggggctgctgtgaggattaaatgctaTGAACCTCGTGCCTGGTACAAAGAAGTGCTTGATTAGTGGTAGCAAATAATGATACCGAACGTGTACCAAGTACAGTACTTGGTGCCGCCCTCATGAAGCTCAGGTAGTACCTCCAGGACCCAGCACACACTGTAAGGACTTTAGCAGGGTGGCATCTGGATaaatctctttccctttctgggcCAGTTCCTTCTTAATGTAAAACGAGCAAACCAGACTAGATGACTCTGGGGTTTCTGACTCAGTTCTATGTCTACAAACTTCCCACTAAGAGAAGTAAAGTGGGCTTGCACTGTCCATTTCAGCCTGGAAAACTCAAGTGGTTGGGCTATTCGGCAGGTGAGCTGAGGAAACAGGCTGTCAGAGATTGATCAACTCACTGGTGTGCTCTGACTTCCACGCTCTAATCAGCTCTAATTAGAAACTGACACCACTACAAGGAAGAATGTCTAAGCATTCCAACAAACTTCTTGGGTTGCTTGACAGGTAGGTTTCTCAATGAGAATTAAGAAACTAGAGCCAGGTACATTTGGGTTTAGATTTCACCTCAACTAACATACTAGCTGTGTGATTCATGTAAGGACTCTGGGCCTCAATGGCCTCATCTGATTTGCTTATCAGCCTTTTGTGAGGACGCCTATCAAGAGACAGGGCTAGGAAGGTTAAAGACCACCATGTAGCCACCTGGTGGAGGCTGTGAAGGGAGTGAGAAGCTTTGGATGACTACAAATCTGCACATAGGTAAAATGGGGCTTCTGGGCTTGCCCAGAGATGGACCAGGGCTCTGAATGACCAGGAAGTGCTGACATTCCTCCCTCCATGTCCTGCCTTCGCTGAACAAGGCCCTTACAATCACTCTCCCAATGACTTCCCTTACTGCTCACTTCAGCTGTTCTTCTTTGTGGCTAGAGATGCTATTTAGGGAACTGATGCCCCAGCTCAGCAGAGCACTAACATTGCAGAAAAGAAATGCTAGCCACAGGGTCCTTATGCAACTCCCCTGCCTCAGCAGCCTGCTTTTCCCTCAATCTTCTCCACCTTGACAAATGGCACCCTTATTTGTACACTGGCTCCGTCAGAAAAACCTGAGTGTCATTCTTAATTTCTCTGTCTCCAGGTCCAATCCACAAATAAATCCTATTTCTTGAGCAAGTTTTGAATCTCATTTTCTccattcccaccaccactgcttgGGCTGCTGCAAAAATACGAAAGGAGCTGTTTTCATTCTTGCCCCTTTCAATTCATTCCCAAAGCAGCCAGAACGACCTTTTCAGTTCGTGCTATTCCCTTGCTTAATATTCATCAATGACTTTCCTCTGTTTAAATAGTACAAGTTTTGGCCCCTGCcaacctctctgacctcatttcctaCCATCCTTGCCCTAAATGCTATCTCAGCtaccctgcccccaccttcctTGGAAACAAATAAACGCTTTGCTACCTGAGGGCCTTTACTCACTACTGGTCCCTCTGCTTAGAACAGTTCTCCCTTAGCTAGCTCCTCACcgttcaggtctcagctcagatgGCACTGCTCACTCCCCACCACTCACTGTCCATCATTTCGTTTTAATTCCTTCATAATACATATTACCATCTATAGTTTTCTTGTCCCCAAAACCCAGAACAgtaaatggaacaaaataaatgggGAGAGGTCAGCACCTGACTGTGGCTATGATCACCAGGTCCCTGGAGGAAGCTTCCTTCAGCTGAGATCTCTGCATCACTCCAGCCCAGCCACTGCCCTACACCTTGCCTGGCCCAAACAGGAGCACTCACCTAGCTTCCCATAGTGCTCAATGAGGTCCATCTTGGAGAGGAGGTTGACGTGGGGCAGCTCTACATGCAGCATGGTGGCCAGGGAGGTACATAGCACTGAAATGAACTTGGCGGGGTCTGTGCAGTAGTGAGAATCTACCAGATGGACAGCAgtcagctgggaggggagggagagacaggatGTGAGTggcctggggaggcagggaacatCAGGGCCTATATACCTCCCCCATCAGATTGGGGATGCCTGTCTTCCCCATTAGTCTTTTCCTTCTGTTTCGTTCTAACGGCCACAACTCATTTCCTTCTCCCAGGAGATATGGGCATTTTTCTTAGAAGATGCCTTGGGCTGAGCCTCCCAGTGGGCAACTGGTTCAATTTCCACTACATCTGACTCCAATCTTTCACTTACTTTTGCCCCCAACTCACAACAACAATCGCCACGCTATTTTCCACATAACTCCTTCCATACTTGTAATAATCCCAAATTGGGTGCTAACAcatccatttacagatgagaaaactgagattcagaaagaTCAActgacttgcccaggatcacacagtgTCAGTGACAGAGCCAGAATTCGAAATTATACCAGTTATAGTCCAAAGCAACTCTGCGCTTGCCTCCCTGTGTGACATGGGGGTGTGGCATGCCCTCCCTGTCTTAGttccttcatctgcaaaatgggcctGCCCGACCCAAGACGCACCCTGAGGTCCCACTGGGCCATCTGGGAGAAGATGCTGCGCAAGGAGCCATGGTGCGTGCAGAGCTCCACTTGGCCTGGGCAGTCGAAGAGGAAGTAATGGCCACGGAGGGGGTCAAGCTTGGCCCGCAGCCAGTCCAGATTGGCCTCCAGGTACTCCATGCAGTACAGCAGGCCGCCGTTGGGCCCCAGCCGCAGCGCGTCCATCACGTCGCCCAAACCCACCAGCTCGCTCACGTCCACGGCGCACTCGTACGGCAGCCCCTCGTTGGCCGGGTCCAAGTTCACTACCGCCACGCGCCGGCCCATCGCGCGCAGGAACTCGCTCATGCCCAGGCAGTATGTGGTCTTTCCCGAGCCCGGCGGGCCGATCACAGCCTGTCCAAAGGCCGGGGTCCGAGCGGCCCCCGCCATGGCCCCGTGCGCAGCAGGAAAGCTCGGCGGGGAAACAAGGCGGGCGACCGCGCCAGAGACGAGAGCCGAGGGCGACGGGATTCCCGACGTGACTTTGGGGGGTGGCGCGGTGGCGGAGCCCCGGAGTTGCCTACGGTGGAATAGCAGGGAGCCCAGCAACGCAGAGTAAACCGCCCGGTACTGAGCACCCCAGCAACTTCCGGAAGACGTCGGAAATGATAGGGTCCCGAAGAGGAAGTCCCGCCCTCACGGTGACGACACAGCTTAGCGCCAAAGGTCGTGGCGGCGCGCTGCATTTCACCACCAGCGAGGAGATGGGTTGGGGTATGGGGCAAGGAAACTTTCGGGATTTACCCAACCTTCCTCTAAGGCccaaattagaagacaaagaaATCCGGTCATaaacttcttaaaatatatatatatatatatatatatatatatatatatttatatatatatatatatatatatatatatatgcatatatatatgcatatatatatacacacattttttttaattgattttttacagagaggaatagagagttagaagcatagatgagaaacacctatcagctgcttcctgcacacctcccactggggatgtgcctgcaaccaaggtacatgcccttgaccggaatcgaacctgggacctttcagttcgcaggccgatgctctatccactgagccaaaccagtcagggcataaacTTCTTTATTCTACCATTCAATCGCAGATCCGGACCACCTCCCGCAGATTCTCTGCCGTCTAGTCCCAGCCTGTCAGGGGGACAGGCAGTGGAAGGCCCGTCCCGAGACCGTCTGTTCCGAGCACCATAAATCCTCTTCTCTTCCAGGTCCCTTTCTCATTCTTTCCGGCCTTCAAGGTGACACCACCCAAAGAAGGTTGTGTTGATAACCTCAATCAATCCAGCTTTTCAAGGTACTGGGGGAGGTGACAGGGGCAAGCCCAAACGGACCAGGATTAGGAGATCAACGAAGAGCGGTCATTAAGCCCTAATATCAAAGGAGAGAATAGGGGGCTTTTTGAAAAATGCCCCTGAGGTAGAAAGCCAGAAGGCAAGTTCAGAACAAAGCACCCTGAAGGAGTGCGGCAAGTTGCTGCTCCCAGACTTCTTCCTGCTTCGGTGGGAGAAAAGGCCAGGGCAGTTATGCGTGATCCTAACTAAGGAAGTCCCTGAACTCGTCACTCAGGCTCTGAGAAGTTGTCAAAGGCAGAGCTGGAACCCCTCACAAAGGTCATATCTGTCCGAAACTTCATGCTGGTGGGTGGTTGGCGTCGGAGCAGCAACTCCCcttggtcctggggcaggggttcATCATAGATGGTGGAGATGAGTCCCAAACCAGTTCTACGGGGCCTCTTCAGTTGCCCAAATGGCTGTAGCTTCTCTCCGTGGTACCTGGATTAAAAAAGGCTCTCGGTGAGAGGACTGCTCTCTCTCAAACCCCAGTTAAGGGGGTTGGGAAAGGACAGGGAAATAGCTACTGCATATCTGGTTTGTCCCCAAGACAGAGCCTTTAAATCTGAACTTTtgctttatccattcattgaCAGTGCCAGTAACCAGGGGCCTCaatgctttcattttaaatagtGCACAAAGTTTAGAACAACTGTCACCACTCTGTGACTTACAGTCACTCCACTCCCCAAAGGCAATCATCAAGTCCTAACTCCTCAGACTAGGAGTAATGACCCCACCAGGAGATCCAGAcctattttttccttctaactCTACTTTGAAGTTCACTCTCTAGGACACTCCAGCATCCACCCcaaagccagagggaagggggaaccAGGGTACAGCTGAAAGGCTAGCTTGGACCCCCAGGGAAATCACCCAGTCATACTCACCCCAGTCCACGCTTACATCTGGGGTGCTGGCCATCATTATCCAGGGCCTCAGGCACCCCTGAGCAccggctgcccaggccctggccctcagCCCAACCCTGTCGCTCCATCACCTTCCGTCCAATGCCCTgcagaggaaagggaaaagacTCAAGAGATAGAGCTCTTatggagggcaggggcgggggggggggggggagagaaagaatggggtagagaaggaaaagagaggtcAATGGATTGGGCATAATCCTCACCTTGGTGTGGCGCTCAAAGGTGCCCACCTGGCCTTCAGTCACAGAGCCGTCCTCCTGGCCATCACGGAGTCTCCGTTCCAGGCGCATTTGGACAGAGTCTCGGGCATCCTTGTCTCCACCATCTGAGGAAGCAGAGCCCAGTTTGCAGAAGGGAGGAAATCAGGTGTCTAAGACCTCCTCACAAGATTTAC
Coding sequences within it:
- the GPN2 gene encoding GPN-loop GTPase 2; the encoded protein is MAGAARTPAFGQAVIGPPGSGKTTYCLGMSEFLRAMGRRVAVVNLDPANEGLPYECAVDVSELVGLGDVMDALRLGPNGGLLYCMEYLEANLDWLRAKLDPLRGHYFLFDCPGQVELCTHHGSLRSIFSQMAQWDLRLTAVHLVDSHYCTDPAKFISVLCTSLATMLHVELPHVNLLSKMDLIEHYGKLAFNLDYYTEVLDLSYLLDHLASDPFFRHYRQLNEKLVQLIEDYSLVSFIPLNIQDKESIQRVLQAVDKANGYCFGVQEQRSLEAMMSAAMGADFHFSSTLGIQEKYLAPSDQSVEQEAMDL